One Legionella hackeliae DNA segment encodes these proteins:
- the wecB gene encoding non-hydrolyzing UDP-N-acetylglucosamine 2-epimerase — MTKSKICSLGCIVGTHTEVIKIAPLLFELRSEPWVKTALISTGECQGELDAIFAVFDLKPDYHLNKMPKQQTLQEFAATLCNKLNLLIKKHHFDALLGAGNTTTVFISSLMAFYNQLAFGHIEAGLRTNPGKSFPEETHQILTAPLSTWHFAPSTFEKENLIREKIAVNKIFVTGSTVTDALHWIIKNKSETNEFRHIYNFVIVSTRQNGEHLKNICNAILELTTRFDDINFIFSLTETSESQQFFKTIFSNQPRVHLLPAVPYDEFVHLMRRAILLLTDSVTMQEEAPVLHKPILILNNDAEKPQLIKEGIGLLVGTSRETIVEIVSQLLTDGKLYLKMTRSHCPEGDEHAAKRIVEILKNKLPLKNTY, encoded by the coding sequence ATGACTAAGTCAAAAATTTGTTCTCTTGGCTGCATTGTTGGTACACATACAGAAGTAATTAAAATAGCACCCTTACTATTTGAATTACGCTCTGAGCCTTGGGTTAAAACTGCATTAATTAGTACTGGTGAATGTCAAGGCGAACTTGACGCTATATTTGCTGTGTTTGATTTAAAACCCGATTATCATTTAAATAAAATGCCAAAACAGCAAACTCTTCAAGAATTCGCCGCGACACTTTGTAACAAACTCAATCTACTCATCAAAAAACACCATTTTGATGCATTACTTGGTGCAGGTAATACTACAACTGTTTTTATTTCGTCGTTAATGGCATTTTACAATCAGCTTGCCTTTGGTCATATCGAAGCAGGATTACGCACCAATCCAGGGAAGTCTTTTCCAGAAGAAACACACCAAATTTTGACAGCACCTTTGTCAACCTGGCATTTTGCTCCTTCAACGTTTGAAAAAGAGAACTTAATCCGAGAAAAAATTGCCGTGAATAAAATTTTTGTCACTGGGAGCACAGTAACTGATGCTCTACATTGGATTATTAAAAATAAGTCTGAAACTAATGAATTTAGACATATTTATAACTTTGTTATTGTTAGCACTCGGCAAAATGGTGAACATCTGAAAAATATCTGTAATGCTATTCTTGAACTCACAACTCGATTTGATGATATCAATTTCATATTTTCTTTAACTGAGACGTCTGAATCGCAGCAGTTTTTTAAAACTATTTTTTCGAATCAGCCACGTGTCCATCTTTTACCGGCCGTTCCATATGACGAATTCGTCCATTTAATGCGACGCGCTATCTTGTTATTAACTGATTCTGTAACTATGCAAGAAGAAGCACCGGTCTTACATAAGCCGATTTTAATATTAAATAACGATGCCGAGAAACCTCAGCTTATTAAAGAAGGAATCGGCCTCTTGGTAGGAACATCAAGAGAGACCATCGTTGAAATTGTCAGCCAGTTACTTACTGACGGTAAACTCTATCTTAAAATGACTCGTAGTCATTGCCCGGAAGGCGATGAACATGCTGCAAAACGAATTGTTGAAATATTAAAAAATAAACTTCCATTAAAAAATACTTATTAA
- a CDS encoding protease inhibitor I42 family protein, with amino-acid sequence MKTLWSSILLACATFTHADNMSLNVNPNQNQFVVTLPANPTTGYQWTVEKYDKSILKLLSSKYVSAQTKLIGAGGQMLFTFQLLKEKAYPQSTSMQFKYARPWEPETGSLKQVVVNFGTNKKPTQQ; translated from the coding sequence ATGAAAACATTATGGAGCAGTATCTTATTGGCTTGTGCAACTTTTACACATGCTGACAATATGTCTTTAAACGTTAATCCCAATCAAAATCAATTTGTCGTGACGCTGCCTGCTAATCCAACAACAGGATATCAATGGACTGTTGAAAAATATGACAAATCAATTTTAAAGCTTTTGTCGAGCAAATATGTTTCTGCACAAACAAAGCTAATAGGGGCTGGCGGGCAGATGCTCTTTACTTTCCAATTATTAAAAGAGAAAGCTTATCCTCAAAGTACCAGCATGCAATTTAAATATGCGAGACCATGGGAACCAGAGACAGGATCCTTAAAACAGGTGGTTGTGAATTTTGGGACTAATAAAAAGCCTACGCAGCAATAA
- a CDS encoding L,D-transpeptidase: MKSGILLFCFLPTFLWAKAEIQEANYYGPKLCKYTPYTCVKVTRGKTWQKLFLDPVQRDLVQRLNRTNNRLWNGKILAVPKNLTTVTLFDISPFPLKINSSDNKQIIVDQEKLAWGAYDSHGYLVRWGPISSGSDKCSDSDNSCLTLTGMFEIFGKEDKHCISNAFPAGRGGAQMPYCMFFHKGFALHGSDDIPGYRASHGCIRMFIQDVKWLNENFVTLYDPKKKTGGTVVIVLPLYLKES, translated from the coding sequence ATGAAAAGCGGGATTTTGCTTTTCTGCTTTTTACCGACATTCTTGTGGGCAAAAGCAGAAATACAGGAAGCAAACTATTATGGTCCAAAGCTCTGCAAATATACACCCTATACTTGCGTCAAAGTAACGCGAGGTAAGACTTGGCAGAAATTATTTTTAGATCCCGTTCAAAGAGACTTGGTACAACGCTTAAATCGCACCAATAATCGCTTGTGGAATGGAAAAATATTAGCTGTTCCTAAAAATCTGACAACGGTTACTCTGTTTGATATATCCCCTTTTCCTTTGAAAATTAATTCTTCAGATAATAAGCAAATCATTGTTGATCAAGAAAAATTGGCTTGGGGAGCCTATGATTCACACGGTTATTTAGTACGCTGGGGTCCTATTTCTTCAGGAAGTGATAAATGCTCAGATAGTGATAACTCATGTCTGACATTAACGGGAATGTTTGAAATCTTTGGCAAGGAAGATAAACATTGCATTTCAAATGCATTCCCTGCTGGACGAGGTGGTGCGCAAATGCCTTATTGTATGTTTTTTCATAAGGGTTTTGCGTTACATGGATCTGATGATATCCCGGGTTATCGTGCAAGTCATGGATGTATCCGTATGTTTATTCAGGATGTTAAATGGCTTAATGAAAATTTTGTGACGCTGTATGACCCTAAAAAGAAAACAGGAGGTACTGTGGTCATCGTTTTGCCACTATATCTTAAGGAATCTTAG
- a CDS encoding cold-shock protein has product MSEKIRGKVKWFNDKKGFGFIESEGKDYFVHFSAIQSSGFKTLAEGAAVLFKAGHGQKGPQAEDVEIA; this is encoded by the coding sequence ATGTCAGAGAAAATTCGCGGTAAAGTTAAATGGTTTAACGATAAGAAAGGCTTTGGTTTTATTGAAAGCGAAGGTAAAGATTACTTCGTTCATTTCAGTGCAATTCAAAGTAGTGGCTTTAAAACTTTAGCTGAAGGTGCTGCTGTATTGTTTAAAGCAGGCCATGGACAAAAAGGTCCTCAAGCAGAAGATGTAGAAATCGCCTAA
- a CDS encoding arylesterase: protein MKCKTLFIFLFIFIIAPLQAKTILVLGDSLSAAYGINTKEGWVNLLNTKLKKNNFDYRVINISASGDTTRNGLAKLSSALKTYQPNIVIIQLGANDGLRGLSLAEMKSNLEKIIQESQNAKAKILLIATKLPPNYGPTYLKKFASVYGDLANQYQIPLIPMFLEGVAGDSLLMQKDGLHPNQKAQSKILANIWPHLQPLLTS from the coding sequence ATGAAGTGCAAAACCCTTTTTATATTTTTATTCATTTTTATCATAGCACCTCTTCAAGCAAAAACTATTCTTGTTCTTGGAGACAGTCTAAGCGCTGCCTATGGTATCAATACGAAAGAGGGCTGGGTTAACTTATTGAATACAAAGTTGAAAAAGAATAATTTCGATTATCGAGTTATCAATATTAGTGCAAGCGGTGACACAACCAGAAATGGTCTTGCTAAACTATCAAGTGCTCTTAAAACCTATCAACCCAATATTGTCATTATTCAACTAGGGGCTAATGATGGCTTACGAGGATTATCTCTCGCTGAAATGAAATCAAACCTCGAGAAAATTATTCAAGAAAGTCAAAACGCCAAGGCGAAAATATTATTAATTGCGACAAAATTACCACCCAATTATGGCCCCACTTATCTGAAAAAATTCGCAAGCGTCTATGGAGACTTGGCAAATCAGTATCAAATACCTTTAATTCCTATGTTTTTGGAGGGCGTTGCTGGTGATTCGCTATTGATGCAAAAGGATGGCTTACATCCTAATCAGAAAGCACAATCTAAAATATTAGCTAATATTTGGCCGCATCTACAGCCTCTTTTAACGTCCTAA
- a CDS encoding ABC transporter ATP-binding protein, protein MSHLDVIRLNNINFTVKSGSFDLLILQDISFAIKKGITVAITGASGSGKTSLLNIMAGLDLPTTGDVFYENQEITHLSEDERAKLRARRVGFIFQSFQLLPNLTGLENVMLPLEMNHYEDAFSKASYWLDKVGLSNRGHHYPLQLSGGEQQRVAIARAFAVEPDILFADEPTGNLDKKTGQTVADLLFTLNEQHKTTLVIVTHDEALAGRCQLHWRLDGGKLLC, encoded by the coding sequence ATGAGTCACCTTGACGTTATCAGGTTGAATAATATTAATTTTACTGTAAAAAGCGGTTCGTTTGATCTTCTTATTTTGCAAGATATCAGTTTTGCCATTAAGAAGGGGATAACCGTTGCAATTACCGGCGCTTCTGGTTCTGGAAAAACGTCATTACTTAATATTATGGCAGGTTTAGACCTTCCTACAACAGGAGATGTTTTTTATGAAAATCAAGAAATTACTCATTTAAGCGAGGATGAGCGCGCAAAATTGCGAGCAAGAAGAGTGGGTTTTATTTTTCAATCATTTCAACTCCTACCTAATCTAACGGGACTGGAAAATGTCATGTTGCCTTTGGAAATGAACCATTATGAGGATGCATTTTCAAAGGCTTCCTATTGGTTGGATAAGGTTGGGCTCAGTAATAGAGGGCATCATTATCCACTTCAGTTATCAGGTGGCGAACAGCAACGTGTAGCTATAGCAAGAGCGTTTGCAGTGGAACCTGATATTTTATTTGCCGACGAACCTACTGGGAATTTAGATAAAAAAACAGGGCAGACTGTTGCTGATTTATTATTCACTTTAAATGAACAGCATAAAACAACATTGGTAATTGTAACTCATGACGAAGCGCTGGCAGGCCGATGCCAATTACATTGGCGATTAGATGGTGGAAAGCTTCTATGTTAA